The Setaria italica strain Yugu1 chromosome IX, Setaria_italica_v2.0, whole genome shotgun sequence genome has a window encoding:
- the LOC101783232 gene encoding heavy metal-associated isoprenylated plant protein 6, with protein sequence MGAGKGGDDRAEEAAAAEPVVLKMELHCAGCAQKVKKAIKRVPGVESIKADAAANRVVVTGTADAAALKARLEAKTKKAVEIISAGGGPKKTAPAAEPKDAGAGEKKDAGAGEKKADKDASPKEEKEKKQPPEEKKPKEETVLLKIRLHCDGCADRIRRRIYKIKGVKDVVLDGNAKDEVKVRGTMDIPAMLSYLKDKLNRDVEAVAPAKKDGGGEGKDDKKDKAGEGEKNKGAAAAPVGDDTKSKGKGIEVAAAGPSTAAAAAFMAAPAGPSTYHVAPPHGYVAYQQGPPPPASYYPPYPYYGNADAMGHANPSAATYYPHPGYQHQPDGSQQQAYPPYPYRFDMAPAPQLFSDENPNACSVM encoded by the exons ATGGGTGCCGGCAAGGGAGGAGATGAccgcgccgaggaggccgcggcggcggagcccgtCGTGCTGAAGATGGAGCTGCATTGCGCCGGCTGCGCGCAGAAGGTCAAGAAGGCCATCAAGCGCGTGCCTG GGGTGGAGTCGATCAAGGCGGACGCGGCGGCAAACAGGGTCGTCGTGACGGGGacggccgacgcggcggcgctcaaGGCGCGGCTCGAGGCCAAGACCAAGAAGGCCGTGGAGATCatctccgccggcggcgggcccaAGAAGACCGCCCCCGCCGCGGAGCCtaaggacgccggcgccggggagaagaaggacgccggcgccggcgagaagAAGGCGGACAAGGACGCGAGCccaaaggaggagaaggagaaaaagcAACCGCCGGAGGAGAAGAAACCCAAAGAG GAGACGGTGCTGCTCAAGATCCGCCTCCACTGCGACGGCTGCGCCGACCGCATAAGGCGACGCATCTACAAGATCAAAG GGGTGAAGGATGTGGTGCTCGACGGCAATGCCAAGGACGAGGTGAAGGTCAGGGGCACGATGGACATCCCCGCCATGCTCTCCTACCTCAAGGATAAGCTCAACCGCGACGTCGAGGCCGTGGCGCCCGCCAAGAaagacggcggcggtgagggcAAGGACGACAAGAAGGACAAAGCCGGCGAGGGCGAAAAGAACAAGGGCGCGGCTGCGGCCCCGGTCGGCGACGACACGAAGTCCAAGGGCAAGGGCATCGAGGTGGCGGCTGCGGGCCCGtccacggcggccgccgcggcgttcatggcggcgccggcggggccgagCACGTATCACGTGGCGCCGCCGCATGGGTACGTGGCGTACCAGCAGggcccgccgccccccgccagCTACTATCCGCCGTACCCCTACTACGGCAATGCCGATGCAATGGGTCACGCCAACCCCAGCGCCGCCACCTACTACCCCCACCCCGGCTACCAGCACCAGCCCGACGGCAGCCAGCAGCAGGCGTACCCGCCGTACCCCTACCGCTTCGacatggcgccggcgccgcagctcTTCAGCGACGAGAACCCTAACGCCTGCTCCGTCATGTGA